The following are encoded in a window of Drosophila simulans strain w501 chromosome 3L, Prin_Dsim_3.1, whole genome shotgun sequence genomic DNA:
- the LOC6739596 gene encoding 2-oxoglutarate dehydrogenase, mitochondrial isoform X1: protein MNQCRLRSLARIRRSLALGLRGTDHHVPARQALRTIQTTSQRRGVHDLDSFANGCSAAYIEGLYNKWKRNPNSVDESWSELFSGNDGSTAKRRPLQVAHSRKYRRPPVERIAVKARSGERTASGGASAAPAAPPSDWKNIDDHHVIQAIIRAYQSRGHLAADLDPLGIVGPKKRTSVDGSQRHAAREVLRQHFSYIFNDLNTVFKLPSSTMIGGDQEFLTLKEILDRLERIYCGHIGVEYMQITSLTKTNWIRDRFEKPGGMDLTKEEKKLILERLTRSTGFENFLAKKFSSEKRFGLEGCDIMIPAIKEVVDRATDHGVESILIGMAHRGRLNVLANICRKPISDILSQFHGLQATDSGSGDVKYHLGVFQERLNRQTNRMVRITVVANPSHLEHVNPVLLGKARAEMFQRGDTCGSTVMPIIIHGDASFSGQGVVYESMHLSDLPNYTTYGTIHIVSNNQVGFTTDPRFSRSSRYCTDVAKVVNAPILHVNADDPEACIQCARIAIDYRTRFKKDVVIDIVGYRRNGHNEADEPMFTQPLMYQRIKKLKPCLQLYADKLIKEGVVTDSEFKAMVSNYEKICEEAWAKSKTIKTIKYSSWIDSPWPGFFEGRDRLKLCPTGISTDTLKTIGQMFSTPPPPEHKFETHKGILRILAQRTQMVQDKVADWSLGEAFAFGSLLKEGIHVRLSGQDVERGTFSHRHHVLHHQSEDKVVYNSLDHLYPDQAPYSVSNSSLSECAVLGFEHGYSMASPNALVMWEGQFGDFCNTAQCIIDTFIASGETKWVRQSGVVMLLPHSMEGMGPEHSSGRIERFLQMSDDDPDVYPDTCDADFVARQLMNVNWIVTNLSTPANLFHCLRRQVKMGFRKPLINFSPKSLLRHPLARSPFKDFNECSCFQRIIPDKGPAGKKPDCVEKLVFCTGKVYYDLVKERDDHEQVETVALVRVEQVRRLLPQRLLFTITMIPRILQLCPFPYDLISQQLELYPKAELLWAQEEHKNMGGWFYVQPRFDTALLKNENESRCVSYHGRPPSASPATGNKVQHYSEYKALITSIFGELTPENKKRIEDRIKKQQAKAKADAQSKPSTKPPASPPKGSSPPPGKGESGGKKRSDSSPSASIAPTGPAPRKPLISLPSRPPRGGKQRSGSAPPPDLVDGASAARKMEPDAPAHDGSSPSAWKRSGSAPAPGVAPTASASRSPSRKPPSPAHDGISPSTRQESSSKKKSGSAPAPTPTPRGPFRTAPSNTEFIKRRPAKDSGSRNETQSTPGESELDPTKPKP from the exons ATGAACCAATGTCGTCTGAGGAGTCTGGCGCGGATCAGGAGGAGCCTGGCACTGGGTCTGCGGGGAACTGACCACCACGTCCCCGCCCGTCAAGCCCTCCGCACCATTCAAACGACCTCACAGCGGCGAGGTGTCCATGATCTCGACTCCTTCGCCAATGGATGCAGTGCCGCCTACATCGAGGGACTCTACAACAAGTGGAAGCGCAATCCCAATTCCGTGGATGAG TCCTGGAGCGAGCTCTTCAGCGGCAACGATGGGTCCACCGCCAAGAGACGTCCTCTTCAGGTTGCGCACTCCCGGAAGTACAGACGTCCTCCGGTTGAAAGGATAGCTGTGAAGGCTCGATCGGGCGAGAGGACGGCTTCCGGCGGCGCATCTGCAGCTCCAGCCGCACCTCCCAGCGACTGGAAGAACATTGATGACCACCACGTGATCCAGGCCATCATCCGGGCCTATCAATCGCGCGGTCACTTGGCCGCCGATCTGGATCCCTTGGGTATTGTTGGTCCGAAGAAGCGTACGTCGGTGGATGGCAGCCAACGACATGCCGCCAGGGAGGTGCTCCGCCAGCACTTCTCCTATATATTTA ATGACCTCAATACCGTGTTCAAGTTGCCCTCATCCACAATGATAGGCGGTGATCAGGAATTTCTGACACTAAA AGAGATCCTGGATCGCTTGGAGCGCATCTATTGCGGCCACATTGGAGTGGAGTACATGCAGATCACGTCGTTGACAAAGACCAACTGGATTCGCGACCGTTTCGAGAAGCCTGGTGGCATGGACTTGAccaaggaggagaagaagcTCATCCTTGAGCGTCTTACTCGCTCGACGGGATTCGAAAACTTCCTGGCGAAGAAGTTCTCGTCGGAGAAGCGTTTCGGACTGGAGGGCTGCGACATCATGATACCCGCTATAAAGGAGGTAGTGGACCGGGCTACGGACCATGGCGTGGAGTCAATTTTAATAG GAATGGCGCATCGAGGGCGGCTCAATGTCCTGGCCAACATCTGTCGCAAGCCCATTTCGGACATCCTGTCTCAGTTCCACGGTTTGCAGGCCACCGACTCCGGATCTGGGGACGTTAAGTACCATCTGGGTGTGTTTCAAGAGCGGCTCAACCGACAGACAAACCGCATGGTGCGCATCACCGTGGTGGCGAATCCCTCCCACTTGGAGCACGTCAACCCGGTGCTCCTGGGTAAGGCCCGAGCGGAGATGTTCCAACGGGGCGACACATGTGGCAGCACGGTGATGCCCATCATCATCCACGGAGATGCCTCCTTTTCCGGTCAGGGCGTGGTCTACGAATCAATGCATCTGTCCGACCTGCCCAACTACACCACATACGGCACCATTCACATTGTGTCCAACAACCAGGTGGGCTTCACGACAGATCCGCGTTTCTCCCGCTCCTCGCGCTACTGCACGGACGTTGCCAAGGTGGTGAATGCTCCGATACTGCACGTGAATGCCGACGATCCGGAGGCGTGCATCCAGTGCGCTCGCATTGCCATCGACTATCGGACACGATTCAAGAAGGACGTGGTCATCGACATAGTTGGCTACCGCCGCAACGGGCACAATGAGGCGGATGAACCCATGTTCACCCAGCCGCTGATGTACCAGCGCATAAAGAAACTGAAGCCGTGCCTCCAGCTCTACGCCGATAAGTTGATCAAGGAGGGTGTCGTCACGGACAGCGAGTTCAAGGCAATGGTGTCCAATTACGAAAAGATCTGCGAGGAGGCTTGGGCCAAGTCCAAGACCATCAAGACTATAAAG TACTCCTCCTGGATCGACTCTCCCTGGCCAGGATTCTTCGAGGGCCGTGATCGCCTGAAACTGTGCCCCACTGGCATCAGCACAGACACCCTGAAGACGATTGGCCAAATGTTCTCGACTCCTCCCCCGCCGGAGCACAAGTTCGAGACACACAA GGGCATCCTTCGCATACTGGCCCAGCGTACGCAGATGGTGCAGGACAAAGTGGCGGACTGGTCGCTGGGCGAGGCCTTCGCCTTCGGCTCGCTCCTTAAGGAGGGCATCCACGTTCGACTATCCGGCCAGGATGTGGAGCGCGGCACCTTTTCGCACCGGCACCACGTCCTGCACCACCAGTCGGAGGACAAGGTGGTGTACAACTCACTGGACCACCTCTATCCCGACCAGGCGCCCTACTCCGTCTCCAACAGCTCCCTGTCGGAGTGTGCGGTCCTCGGATTCGAGCACGGCTACTCCATGGCCAGTCCCAATGCTTTGGTCATGTGGGAAGGCCAGTTTGGGGACTTCTGCAACACGGCGCAGTGCATCATCGACACGTTCATAGCCAGCGGCGAGACCAAGTGGGTGCGCCAGTCCGGAGTCGTCATGTTGCTGCCACACAGCATGGAGGGCATGGGCCCGGAGCACTCTTCCGGCCGTATTGAGCGCTTCCTGCAGATGAGCGACGACGATCCGGACGTCTATCCGGACACCTGCGACGCCGACTTTGTGGCTCGCCAGCTGATGAACGTCAACTGGATTGTGACGAATCTATCCACGCCCGCGAATCTGTTCCACTGCCTGCGCCGCCAGGTGAAGATGGGCTTCCGGAAGCCGCTGATTAACTTTTCGCCCAAGTCACTGCTCCGCCATCCGCTGGCGCGAAGTCCCTTCAAGGACTTCAACGAGTGCAGTTGCTTCCAGCGCATCATTCCCGACAAAGGACCCGCCGGCAAGAAGCCCGACTGCGTTGAGAAGCTTGTCTTCTGCACGGGAAAGGTCTACTACGATCTCGTCAAGGAGCGCGACGATCACGAGCAGGTGGAGACGGTGGCCCTGGTGAGAGTGGAACAGGTGAGACGCCTCCTACCGCAACGCCTCTTGTTCACGATAACCATGATTCCGCGCATCCTCCAGCTCTGTCCCTTTCCCTACGACCTGATCAGCCAGCAGCTGGAGTTGTATCCCAAGGCGGAGCTGCTGTGGGCCCAGGAGGAGCACAAGAACATGGGCGGCTGGTTCTACGTGCAGCCGCGTTTCGATACGGCGCTCCTCAAGAACGAAAACGAATC GCGCTGCGTGTCCTACCACGGACGACCGCCCAGCGCCTCGCCAGCGACGGGCAACAAGGTGCAGCACTACAGCGAGTACAAGGCCCTGATCACGAGCATCTTCGGGGAGCTGACGCCGGAGAACAAGAAGCGAATCGAGGATCGGATCAAGAAGCAGCAGGCTAAGGCCAAGGCGGATGCACAATCGAAACCCAGTACTAAGCCACCAGCCTCTCCACCAAAGGGTTCGTCGCCGCCACCAGGTAAGGGCGAATCTGGAGGAAAAAAGAGATCCGATTCGTCTCCATCTGCGTCTATAGCTCCTACAGGTCCAGCACCCCGTAAGCCACTGATCAGTCTGCCAAGTAGACCTCCAAGGGGTGGAAAGCAGAGGTCCGGTTCGGCACCACCTCCTGATCTGGTTGATGGCGCTTCGGCTGCTCGAAAAATGGAACCAGATGCTCCTGCCCACGATGGCTCATCACCGTCAGCGTGGAAGAGGTCGGGTTCGGCTCCAGCACCGGGTGTAGCTCCCACGGCATCGGCCTCTCGCAGTCCGTCTAGAAAGCCACCTTCACCCGCTCACGACGGCATATCTCCTTCTACAAGGCAAGAATCCTCAAGCAAAAAGAAATCAGGGTCGGCTCCAGCTCCGACGCCAACTCCTCGTGGACCATTCCGGACTGCGCCCTCCAACACAGAGTTCATAAAGCGCAGACCTGCTAAAGATTCCGGCAGTAGAAATGAAACCCAAAGCACTCCCGGGGAGTCGGAACTGGACCCAACAAAACCCAAGCCCTAG